From a single Sinorhizobium sp. RAC02 genomic region:
- a CDS encoding Ldh family oxidoreductase, which yields MTQTTTLTIAALHERVEAIFRNAGLNAVQAGALGRVIVAGERDACKSHGIFRIEGALRTVKAGKVKPDAVPELDLNEGSAIVKVNANGGFANPAFELGVPALAERARKLGIAALVINDCTHFSALWPEVEAVTNEGLAALVMCPSYATVAPTGGNKPLLGTNPFAFGWPRPDQSPYVFDFATSVAARGEIELHRRAGKQLPEGWAIDADGNPTTDPEAALAGAMLPFGGHKGSAIGTMIELLAGIMIGDLTSPEVLDYLGTTTLAPFHGELIIALSPEAFAKGRPGDPFARAEVLFDAIVGQGARLPSQRRFVARKKSETDGVTLTAAETEQLDRLLALGLDAIA from the coding sequence ATGACGCAAACCACCACCTTGACCATTGCCGCCCTTCACGAGCGTGTCGAAGCGATCTTCCGCAATGCCGGCCTCAACGCGGTGCAGGCCGGCGCACTCGGCCGGGTCATCGTTGCCGGTGAGCGCGACGCCTGTAAATCGCACGGCATCTTCCGCATCGAAGGCGCGCTGCGCACCGTCAAGGCCGGCAAGGTCAAGCCGGACGCGGTGCCGGAACTCGACCTCAACGAGGGTTCCGCGATCGTCAAGGTCAATGCGAATGGCGGCTTCGCCAACCCTGCCTTCGAGCTCGGTGTGCCGGCATTGGCCGAGCGCGCCCGCAAGCTCGGTATCGCCGCACTGGTTATCAACGACTGCACGCATTTCTCCGCGCTGTGGCCGGAAGTCGAGGCCGTGACGAACGAAGGCCTTGCCGCCCTCGTCATGTGCCCGAGCTACGCCACCGTGGCGCCGACCGGCGGCAACAAGCCGCTGCTCGGCACCAACCCCTTCGCCTTCGGCTGGCCGCGTCCGGACCAGTCGCCCTACGTCTTCGACTTCGCGACCTCGGTCGCCGCCCGCGGCGAGATCGAACTGCACCGCCGCGCCGGTAAACAGCTCCCGGAGGGTTGGGCGATCGATGCCGACGGCAACCCGACGACCGACCCGGAGGCGGCGCTGGCCGGCGCCATGCTGCCCTTCGGCGGCCACAAGGGGTCCGCCATCGGCACGATGATCGAACTTCTCGCCGGCATCATGATCGGCGACCTGACGAGCCCCGAAGTGCTCGACTATCTCGGCACGACGACGCTTGCGCCCTTCCACGGCGAACTGATCATCGCCCTGTCGCCGGAAGCCTTCGCCAAGGGCCGCCCCGGCGACCCCTTCGCCCGCGCCGAAGTGCTGTTCGACGCGATCGTCGGCCAGGGCGCGCGCCTGCCCTCGCAGCGCCGCTTCGTGGCCCGCAAAAAATCTGAAACGGACGGTGTTACGCTGACGGCCGCCGAGACGGAACAGCTCGACCGCCTGCTGGCCCTCGGCCTCGACGCGATCGCCTGA
- a CDS encoding LysE family translocator, protein MPSLDVLLAFAVTTAIFAFIPGPAMLYAAARTMAGGRAAGLMAVLGIHLGAYAHIIAAAAGLSALFHAVPVAYTCVKLAGAAYLIWLGISLLRATDAAEDDAAGAAPKGGRRAFAQSVTVEILNPKTAIFFLAFLPQFVDSAAGLPIWAQLAILGTMVNLIFTFADVVSVLLADVILARLKRSSGVQSLVRKAGGTVLIGLGAHLALQKG, encoded by the coding sequence ATGCCTTCCCTGGACGTCCTGCTTGCCTTTGCCGTCACCACGGCGATCTTCGCCTTCATTCCCGGCCCCGCGATGCTTTACGCCGCCGCCCGGACGATGGCGGGCGGTCGCGCAGCAGGGCTGATGGCGGTGCTCGGCATTCATCTGGGCGCCTACGCCCACATCATCGCGGCGGCAGCCGGGCTTTCGGCGCTGTTTCATGCCGTTCCGGTCGCCTATACCTGCGTCAAGCTCGCGGGTGCCGCCTATCTGATCTGGCTTGGCATTTCGCTCCTCCGCGCGACGGATGCGGCGGAGGACGATGCGGCAGGTGCTGCGCCGAAGGGCGGGCGACGGGCTTTCGCGCAAAGCGTCACCGTCGAGATCCTGAACCCCAAGACGGCGATCTTCTTCCTCGCCTTCCTGCCGCAATTCGTCGACAGCGCCGCCGGCCTGCCGATCTGGGCCCAGCTCGCCATTCTCGGCACGATGGTCAACCTGATCTTCACCTTCGCCGATGTCGTCAGCGTCCTGCTGGCGGACGTCATTCTCGCGCGGCTGAAACGGTCGAGCGGCGTGCAGTCCCTCGTGCGCAAGGCGGGCGGGACAGTGCTCATCGGGCTTGGTGCCCATCTCGCCCTGCAGAAGGGCTGA
- a CDS encoding dihydrodipicolinate synthase family protein codes for MKAKIFSGVIPALMTPCKDDRTPDFDALVRKGKELIAKGMSAVVYCGSMGDWPLLTDAERMEGVERLVKAGIPLIVGTGAVNTASAAAHAAHAQKVGAQGLMVIPRVLSRGTVVAAQKNHFKAILSAAPDLPAVIYNSPYYGFATRADLFFALRQDHKNLVGFKEFGGAADMRYAAENITSRDDDVSLMIGVDTCVFTGFVDCGAVGAITGIGCVLPKEVLHMCALAQAAAKGDPDARARALELESALAVLSSFDEGPDLVLYFKHMMVLKGDKEYTLHFNETDALSDSQRGYVESQLKLFDTWYAEWSKLPGAVQTYKA; via the coding sequence ATGAAGGCCAAGATTTTTTCCGGCGTAATTCCCGCCCTGATGACCCCCTGCAAGGACGACCGCACGCCGGACTTCGATGCGCTGGTGCGCAAGGGCAAGGAACTCATCGCAAAGGGCATGTCCGCCGTGGTCTATTGCGGCTCGATGGGTGACTGGCCGCTGCTCACCGACGCTGAGCGCATGGAAGGCGTCGAACGCCTGGTGAAGGCCGGCATTCCGCTGATCGTTGGCACGGGCGCTGTCAACACCGCTTCCGCCGCAGCCCACGCCGCGCACGCCCAGAAGGTCGGCGCCCAAGGCCTGATGGTCATCCCGCGCGTCCTGTCCCGCGGCACCGTCGTTGCTGCCCAGAAGAACCACTTCAAGGCGATCCTGTCCGCCGCCCCGGACCTGCCTGCCGTCATCTACAACAGCCCGTACTACGGTTTCGCCACCCGCGCCGATCTGTTCTTCGCGCTGCGCCAGGACCACAAGAACCTCGTCGGCTTCAAGGAATTCGGCGGCGCTGCCGACATGCGTTATGCGGCTGAAAACATCACCAGCCGTGACGATGACGTCTCGCTGATGATCGGCGTCGACACCTGCGTCTTCACCGGCTTCGTCGATTGCGGCGCGGTCGGCGCGATCACCGGCATCGGCTGCGTGCTGCCGAAGGAAGTGCTGCATATGTGCGCACTGGCCCAGGCTGCTGCCAAGGGCGATCCGGATGCCCGGGCCCGTGCGCTGGAGCTGGAATCGGCCCTCGCCGTGCTCTCCTCCTTCGACGAAGGCCCGGACCTCGTTCTCTACTTCAAGCACATGATGGTGCTGAAGGGCGACAAGGAATACACGCTGCACTTCAACGAAACCGACGCGCTCTCCGACAGCCAGCGCGGCTATGTCGAGAGCCAGCTGAAGCTGTTCGACACCTGGTATGCCGAATGGAGCAAGCTCCCCGGCGCCGTGCAGACCTACAAGGCCTGA